TAAGATGAGACTTATCCAGAGCAATGCATCGGGCAAGCCCAAAATCTGAGATTTTCGCTGTGAGATTTTCGTCGAGGAGGATGTTGCTGGTTTTTATGTCCCGATGGATGATTTTCACTCCACAACCTCCATGAAGATATGCAAGGCCCTCCGCTGTTCCTATGATGATGTGCAGCCTCTCGTCCCAAGTTAGGACGGGGGTCGCATTGTTGACTGCAACAATAGATTCTATTCGCTTATTTAGAAAGACAAGCAGAGTGGAGTGGGACAGACATAACCAAAGAAGGCAAGACactaatggagcagatttttgAAACCTTCGACTCGAAAATCATTACATTGAAGCATTGCATGCAATACAAGAAGCCAGTTACTAAGAATGCAAACTAAACCGATGCTCATCATGAAGGGTGGATCTCTTATTGGCATCAAATGATGACTGTATAAGTGTGTTATGCAGTTATGCAACAACCAGCTACTTACCAAAAAGAACTAGATCAAGACTTCTTTTAGGAAGATATTCGTAGATGAGGAGGCTCTCTGGGCCTTCAATGCTACATCCCAAAACCCTCATGAGATTCTTGTGTTGGATCCCACTAATTAGGTTCACCTCATTGAAGAAGTCATCCACCCATTGGCATGTGTTGAATACCAACCGCTTAAGCGGCGACGACCTTCCCATCGGGTAAAATCCCCTTGTACACGGAACCGCCGCCCCTTGGCCTAGCTTCCTTGAGTCATCAAAGAAGTTGGTGGCCTTCTCCGAGTGTCTTGTACTTGAAATATAAGCTAAACTTGCTCTTGCTTGCTCGTAATTGCATGAGGTTATTTTGCCTTTGAATAAGGATGAATGCGAAATTCATGTCATCAAGCTTGTGATCAAGAATTACTAAGAGATCATTTTATGCATTTGAATCGTATTGcttactttgtttcttcttgGAGTAAATTTTGTATCCAATGTATGCACCAATGAGAACAAGCAAAGTCACTACAGTAGCCGATGAGGTTATTGCTATGGTGATGCGAACCATAGATGAACCtgcgaaatgataaaggcatcaTCAGGTTAAGATGAGTGAATTcattaataattccaaaaatttggcAAGCATCGAATCATAAGatgaatcaaattaaatttaggGTGTGTTCATTTGgggaaaaatttcaagaaaaaggaaaatgttttctggaaaattatttttttaaaaaatgattaattttcctttatttggtgatgtatgagtaaaaatgttttttagtatttaaatctcgtttgaaaaatgatttcaatctcatgcaaaaaaaagaagaagagttttttagaataatttttatttgattttctttctcttccttcttcctcctccactaGTTGTTGGGCCTTGACAGGCCACTAGCATCGTCGTCAAGGCCAAACAAGGGCTAACCTGACCAGCCTCGGGCAAGTTTGAACTCGCTAGATCATGGGGTTTGTTGCAACGAggctggtgaggcttgagcttgcattggcGATTGACaagggaggaaaaaggaaaagaaaagaaaagataaggaaaagaaaaagaaaactttgaaaatcgatttttaaataattaaaaaatccacatgAGCAATTTTGAAAGTGTATTCACCTTCTTAGATTGAGGAattcacttttctaattttatgcgTGTATATTTTCCTTGATCAGAAAGTGTTTTCGATTGATCAATCATTTTTGGCAAACTAAACGAATGAAAGttcagaaattaattttgagaaaacacttttcatcaaacaaatgcactcttaggttatgtttgttttgtggatcatattttctacaaaacattttccttggcATTCAATtcgcttaggaaaatgagtcaatgaaaaTTATCTTTCTGGTCAACATAAAACTATGATTTCAtctttgaaaaagttggaaaacattttccaaaatattattaGGTATTGGCGCTTGGATATAAAACTCTACGTTTGGATACGAGAATCCCAACGCTAGTTCTTGAGTCTCTAACGCTCAAGTTGGATCCATCAAGGTTGGCCTCGGATCCATTGAGGTCGGGACTCAGTCTCTTAGGCACGAGTCCATTGAGACTAGACCTAGGTCAATTGAGGCCGGGCTCTCGATGCCGATACCCAGGTCCATCGAGGCCGAGCTCGAACGTCCTAGTGCTTGTGCCCTATACTTCAACACTTGAGCCATAAAAGGACAGGCTTGGGCCCTAAAACTCAAGCTTTAGTCCCCAACACTTAGGCTCAAGTCTTGAATTAATGAAACTTCGTTCTtataagaatatttttaaaaaaaatagaatttcaattatttttctttccttttttcttctttatttttatattttgcttctgccTCGGCTAATCACTGGCCTCAATGACAGCCAGCAATTGACCACAGGCAAGGGATGAGCTTGTTGTTCTAGCAATGCCAAGGTCTTGTTGACCTTTgacaaggcttgagcctcgccgatctagctAGGCTCGAGCTCGATCTCGCATGAGGTTAGTCACCGATTGTCACCGTGGCCGGTGATtgactaaaaatgaaaaagaaaagaaaataataaaatgataaaataatttgatatttaaaaaatgaaaaagaaaaaaaatttaaaaatatcattaaaagaaGTGCCTTAATCGACCAACATGAGTAAACCACAACTGGAAAAATCGAAATCTGACAGCAGACATAGAAGAGCGTCGGTTTTTCTTTAATGGCGAGGAAGCCATCTTTTAAGTCGGTAAACCAGAGATCAGGAGACTAATTGTTACCTCCGCTACCGGGGACGATATAGAACTTGCTACTGGGGACGTTGTAGAACTTTGTGGTCGAGTAACGGAGGAAGCATCCCGCATTCATGACCCGCGCTTCTTCTCCAGGTGCACAGCTTCTCGCCATCGAAGTTGCATTCTCCAAACAGACTCTGCAACCGCCGGCATCAAGCGTGCTCCAACACTGTGCCAAAGCATATACCCCGGCGACTCCTCCAACTCCGTCCTCCTCAACCACCGCAAAGCCCTTGTTCCGCACAGCGCTGGCCGAGACATTCCTCAGGACCCGGTCCACCCTATCCGAGAGCTCGGCCACTCTCTCTGCCGGGACTGTCAAATTGGAGCTACACTTGAGTATGTCGTGCGTTGGATCGACGGTCTCGTTGTAGAAGTCGTAACTGCCGTAACGGAGGAAGCAGCCGTCGAGGTAGAGCCGACCAAAGTTGGGGAGGCAGCGGGCGATCCGGGGCCAGCTCTCGGTAAAGCAGAGGCGGCACTCGGTCTCAGTCAAGTCCCCATGGGACTGGGCGAGGCCGTACACTGCTGGCAGCGGCGAGGCGAGGGAGTACTTGACCCAGCCCTGGGCAGCGATGCTGTCGGAGACCTTGTTCATGATGGCGATGCCGATGGAGACGACATTTCCAGGGACAATCCAAGTGGAGTTCTGGCAGATGAGGCGCGCTTCGGTGATTCGAGGATCAGAGAcggcgagagagaagaagaacgagGAGAGAGCGAGCAGAGGAAGGGCGATTGATGGGCTCGCTCTGTTCGACTTCATGGGTTCTGCTTGAGATACGCTCGGttatcaaattttccttttctctcagTTCTCTtcagagagggaagaagaagaataagaagaaaacgGGAATATTTGAGCAAGAGCGCGATGGGAGCTCCGATTCAACCTGATGATCTCATAAAAAGCTTCAACCAGCTACGCAACGTGGAATCGGAGCGACAGACTGGTGCTTGACTTTTGGGGTCTCGTTTTTCACACCACCCCTTGCTTTCTTTCTGCTACAGTAGAGCTTTCTGGAAAGTGCTATGGTGATGCCAGGTCCCAGGAACTGCCGCGAGGGTGGGTGTCGGATGTCGCTGTTTCGTTGTTTAGCGATATTTCTGTCGCATTGCGTTCAGGGAAGGTGCCATGAATATCGTGGTTGGGTCGGTagataggagaaaatattaggtgtgtTTAATATGGCATGTAAGATGGTGCAATAAACCATACACTGAACGAAACGTGGCAAATTCAGGCCCACCTGTATGTCTCCTTAACACTCCGTCTCTCTCCCCTTTACTCtttactctctcttttcccctccGTTTCTGCGCgtgaccctctctctccctcttctctctctacttttccTCTTGCGTCTGCCAGGGCTCGAGCTCGAGTTGGCTCATGGTTGACCTGCTCACAAGCACGCTGACGCTCATACATGGCTGTCACCGCCTGTGCGGGGGCGCGGAACACAGGGACTCGCTCGAGAAGATTAGACCCATCTCCCAAATGGTCTTTGGGACGACAACCAAATGGGTAGACGGACAAGGAgagatgaaatgaaaaataaaaacccaaactttcttgaagaatcTCAGCAGGCGGGGTCGGATGCGGAGCTGGGAGGAGGAAATGAGCAAATGGGTTTTGTAAACGGACGCGTTGTCGTATCGGGTCGGCTTcggtttcctaatttaatgcgaTTTTATCACGTGGGTCGTCCTCGCCTGTTCTTGTGTATTGTTTTTTCCCATCCACCATAGACGACACTCGCTCGACCTAAAACTCGGAGCTTTGGTTAGCACTCGAGTTTCGAGTTCAGCCTCAAGCCATCTCATCGCAAACGAAGCTCGACACAGTCTTCATCTGGCGGCGCGCTGTCCCTCCTTGACCTGAAGTGGCCATGAGCCAACTCGAGCTCGAGCCATGGCAGACTTaacaggaaagaaaagagaagtagagagagaaggggagagagagttgtgGGCAGAAAcgaagggaaggagagagagtagAGGTGAGAGACGGAATTAATGGAGAGAGTGGGGCTAACAGGTGGGCCCAAATTTGCCATTAGTGTATGGTTTACTACaccatcctacgtggcataTTAAGCACACCTAATACTTTCTCCCGTAGATAgtggaggagaaaatattgggtaccctaACAGTGCCACGTCGTGCTCTGAACCATTCATTGCGCGACACATGTCCGGATGTCAGCCCACGTCGTCCACCTCTCCGTTTCGAACCAGCGCGCgggagcttctctctctcctctctccctggCCCACCTCTCTGCACCTTCTGACGCTctgctctcctctctctcctctctttctctctccccgttctccgttccgttGCGGGGAGGGAGAACAAAATTGCGACGGTTCAGGAAAACATAAAGttcgctctgctctctctctctccccccttcgacggccctccacctccgcctccgccggttgcctccgtcgcccccgacgccgacgccgacacCGACGCAGCCTACGCCTCCCTCTCGTGACCTCTGGTCGGCTTTATCTCTCTTTCGTCCTCGAAGGCACGCCTCTCTGCCAGCAAAtcgcgacgccgacgcccctccgccggttgcctccgtcgcccccaaCTCCGAGGCCGACTTCTCCGCCTCTGCCTCCGCCTACGcggccgacgccgacgccccttcgcctccctctcgcgacctgCGCTCCgctttctccctcttttctctgcGGAGCGCCCTTACTGGCCAACCCCGACGCCGACGTGCTCTCGcgttttggcctccctctccgCGAGCGAAGGTCGCGCTGctcgctctttctctctttcctccacgAAGCGCCTCCTGCTCCTGAACGCGGACGCCGCCGACGCCGTCGCCTTCCCAAGCCCCACCGATAGGCGGCCCATTGGCGACTCCCGTACGTCCGAAGGttcgttttcattttttttttcgggattCTACTTAGTAGAAATCGGTGCCATGTTAATGTTGAAGTTTAAAGTTACATCTGCGCATTCGGCTTGTTGCGCGGTATCTTTTGAGATTGTTAGAGACTTCTGACCCTAACTTGGTCACtccatgcttttattttctcccaAAATCGCGTGTCTGTTGGAGAAGTTGATCCTTGCGTGCTTCTGAATAGTCATTTGCGTTGCAATTCCAAAGGTGTAACTCAGTTGTGAAGGATAAGatcaaaatttctctctaagatcTACCTTCTTGGTCCACTGATCTATCAGAAATAGGTAGTTTACTTAGGCAAATTCATTGCAGCTTGGGCTCTTTAAACCAACAAGTACCTCTTATTTTGTTCATGTGCCAACGAGAGATATGGTGGGACATCTTCACAAGCATGGAGCCAGAAGCTTATCTCTCTGTTTGCTTTGCGAGAGAACCACTGAAAATTGCTGGTTTCTTGTGTTTAGCTGAATTTGACACACAGAGACTGACCAATTTGTGAAGATGACTAATTTCACGTTTCTCCCTGTCTTTTGATGCATCTCTGTTCATAATCAAGTTTGGCGAAGTTGGATTGCTACATGAGGGTATTCTTTTTGGTGTATTGCTGGACACGCAACCTCTACCCATTGTGCATCCTTTTGGGGAGGAAAATTTGGTACTCCCcatcaagaaaatgcaaattgtgcaaTTCTAGATccatcaacaggaaaaaaaCTTTACTCTTATTGGCTATTCCCCCTTTCTTTCCAGTTCAGACAGTGCATAAGTTGCTACTTTAGTGGAGATACTAACAACCCCCAATTAATCAAAAGGAGGCGATGTTAATGGCGAACTTGTGTGCCTTTAAGTTTTGGTAGCGCATTTTCAAGGTATTGTCATGCTTAGTTTGTCAAGATCATGCTGTTAGTATAATGTAGGCCATCAGCCATTCCgttctccctccccctctctctctctctctctcttcctccttctgcGCTTTGTTTTTTCTCCTCATTTTCTATTTCGGGAGATTttacgcctttttttttttttttggtgtttgataGGAATTGGATGTGGCCATAGTCAAAGCGACGAACCACGTTGAGTGCCCGCCCAAGGAGAGGCACCTCGGCAGTGAGTATTCCTCCTCCGATCAGATCGATATTAGAGTTTTTCtcctcctgctgctgctgctgctgccgctgctgtTTTTGATGCGCTTGTGGCGTGGATGGGATGTGAAATGATCGTGGATTGGCGGTTCTTGTCTTATTGCAGAGATTGCCTTCGCGACCTCGGCGGTTCGCCTGCGGGCTGACGTCGCCTACTGTATCCAGGCCCTCTCCAGGAGGCTCACCAAGACGCACAATTGGACGGTACGGATCGGTTCCTTAATTTGTATTTGCTCGGATCGGATGCTGTCTAGTTCGATGTGGTTCGGCGTGGATCTATGCGttgtttggattggaaaaacgACTGTTCTTTACGGTTACTTAGCCTGATTGGTTTTGTATATAACTACTCATTGTGCAGCGCAGCACGTAGTATATTCTACTGTAATGAACTTACGCTGACACTGATGCTAATGATGCCACTGCTGCACTTACTTACATGTAAACCTCGAATGTATTGGATCGTGGCTTCAGATTGATTTTAATTGAGAGAACAGAGTTTGAGAGCGTAGCTTTTGAGGTGGATCGTATTGCACTTTGAAGGTTTTGTTCTAGCTTGAAATGGTAGCCGTTTCTTCTTCGTAGGCTTTGTGATCTTAATGCAGCGATCAATATAAggcttggatttttttaattaaatagcAGCAACTTATGTTGTTCGACACTCACATTCACCTTGAGCGAATAATCCATCATGAGATCTTTGTGTTGCCTTCACAACTGAAGGATTGTACATAGTCGTTACTGCATTCTGAGCTTTCATGATGGAGGAGTGGGGAGAAAGATGTCGAACTGGTCTAGCTCGGGCTTGGTTTTGTATGAGATCTATTTGCAACATCTGTGTGCATCTAGACGTAACCTGAGCTTGGCTGGTTAACTTTTTTAACTCTTGTAATTGAGACCTCAGAAAAGTTAAGAATATATACCGTACTTCATTCGGCAAGAATAAAGCATTCTACAGAAATTTCGGTTGATATGACCCTGTGTTCTCTCAGTGACTCTTATCTTCCACAAGAGCTGCCTCAAATAGTCGTCACTTCTATGttatttttgggaggaaaattTGGTACTCCCcatcaagaaaatgcaaattgtgcaaATGGAGGAAGAGGATTTAATTTTTACTGGTTGGATGTCTAGGGAAAAAGACATCTGATTTCTAATCAACTGGGGTATAGAGTTAACAGATATATTTCCTTCTTGGACCTTCAATCCCTAGCCTGCCATACAAATTAGAATGGAGTGTAAAATATGTTCTCTTCGATTACGTGTGTGTTCTTAGAGTGCTGTTTTCTCACATTATTGCTATTGGTGGTTTGAAATTTTAGTTTGATGAAAGAGTTCCTTTGTAATTCCATTATCTAGTATGTTCATattaataagaataattgattttgtaattgttgatttttggttggatgacTTGggcagaaaaatatttaaagactAAAAAAATCCGAGAAGCAGAAGAGGCAGCATGGCGCTCAAGAATAACAAAGGTGATTTAATATCTACTCTACCAGTGCCCcttatgattttgtttttgatgCTCAATTTTTACGTGTAGCTTGTAATCTCGATATATAGCTTGTGTTATATTGGTTTCTTGTGCAACATACCCCTAAAATTCCTCTGCTTTGTGATGTAGACTGTTATAAGGGTACGGTTTCCTGAGAATCATACACTAGAGGCTACATTTCATCCGTAAGAGAAAATAGAGAGTTTGATTGTTCTCCTCGAGAAAGTGGTAGCTAAACCTCAACTGCCATTTTATATATGTAAGTTTGCTCACGTGATGTAACTAATTTGCAATATTTCAATGATTTCGATATTCATGTCTCAAGAATGTGTTTTTGGAAGCTAAAGCATAACGCAAATATCTGATCACGTTTCAGATACTGCTCCACCCAAGAAGCAAATAAAAGACTTGTCTCAGGACTTTTACTCTGCCGGCTTCATTCCTGGTGCAATAGTTTATTTTTCACATGACACTCGGAAAGGTTTGTATGCTTATTATTGACCTCAAATGTAgtatcttcctttttctttatgctTGCCACGGGTTGCTTCTTCGTGTTATTTAGAGTGGCTCATCTTTAAGctgttttaaagaaataaatttgagtTTTACTGTGTGCCTAAGTGATCCAAAACTACCCTGAGTGCAATTAACTGTTCATTATGTGATGGATGTATTCCAGGATGGTCGAATCAGTTATGATGAATTCAAGGCCATGATGAAAATGGGCATGGAGTGGAAAATGGCTTCACACCAGTAGTCAAGAGCGATGCTGAACGCGCTTAGTCAAAAGATGTTCAAAGACAAACCTTCTTCTCTCATAGGCTAAAAGATGTTTCACCCATGGCTTCTCTCGTAGGGTATTGGGAAGGAGGCATTATACAATATAATTGCATTGGTTTGCTAGTGCAGGGACATAAGTGCTgtgaaaattttgaagaaattgggTATAAATAGTCAGATTCCTACACCTCTTGgcatttaatttttatgttttattttcccTAATTAAAGGGAATATCAATTGAAACTACTAATCGGAGTTGGTTTGCAATGCCCATCCTAATCAACTTAAGGAATTTGGAGCCCCATGTTGCGGCAACCTGACCATCTCCATTAGCAGATGGTTATCAGTGTTAAATGCAAAGAAATGTCATCGTAAAGTCGCATATTAACTTGCAAATCTCATATCATAGGATACTAGATCTTCTAGCTCATATCGAGTGAAATCACCGCAAGTTTGAATACAAAACACATGATATATTGTAAAACTCATCTACGTCCGTCAATTTCATGAAGTGAATTCACCCCTTAAGCCCCTTCATAGATCGTAGCACCTGTCATTCAGATAAAATACATTGGATGATATCATCTAGGCATGTATATCAATTATACTGACGAAATGAACCATTACATACGTACTTATATAGACCAAAATTTCAAATCGTACCttaaatattgcaaataaactaaacaacttGAGCTCATCCATCGATACCAGGAATCTATTAAAATTAAGATACATAGCTCTATATGCTTCGCAACACTCAAATAAAGGTCATAAAAGACCCATCCAAGCTTCAAAGCAACTATTGCTGTTGTCCACAAACAAACGTGTCATGTTCCCATTAAAAgtacattgctttttcatgtaATGAATGACTGAACCCATGCGTTCGTTGATTGTGCACGTTCATTATGAGAACTACAATTCTACTTCAGAAAAATTATCTGTTTGAAGCCATCATACACAAGCAGAATCATCCTTTTGGTTTTGCGAACCGTCTTGAGTAAAAACAGTCTGGAGTGAGAGCGCCCCCACGCATCCAACCGAATACAAACTCTGAAGtaattcctttaaaaaaaatggttagaTGAACTCCAATAGACAAAGTAATATGCGAAATATAAGACAAATGGAGTACATTTGCCTCTTCCAGCAGCAAATACATGAAATATTAAATGATTGGTGACAGGcactatttctttctctttgccgAAGTAGTACGGTACTGAGGATGAAACCCTACAGCCTATATACATGGGCCGGCATTATAGGCTGCCACCATCAACACACAACAACAATAAACACAAGCCAAAAGCTGCTGCTGCTCGTGCTTTAATCAGTCAGCACACCACACCAACAGTTGAGCCTCCTAATAATTGATTTGTCACTGCGAACTTGAACGATTCATACCAATTATTACAAATTATAGGACACTGCCCATGCGCTTGAACTAGTTCCTTGTCCATGAAAGTCGTGTTTCTGGTGAAAACCATCCTTCTTTGTAGATTTTCCTGTCATTGCCCTCATCGGCAAAGCTGGGAAATCTGGCAAGTGGTTGCAGATTTAACATTAGCATACGTGCAATGATTGCAGGACCAGTGAGACGGGTCATCGGTTCGGCTGGAACCAACTCGAGTGCTGGTAGTTCCTTTTCCCCTTCCACTACCTCTGCTTGCCTTGCTGCTCCCTCCATTCTTAGAGCTCGCTGCCCTGCTACAACCACCATGGGAATCCACATCTGATAGCCCATTCTCCAATGCTCTCACGAGGTTGTCAAAGTAGTTTCTGGTCACACTGTAGCAACAAAAACAGATGTAAGAATGTCAAACGCATGTCTCTGTGCACACATGGGCGCTCCTTCTGGAAGTCACACCAGAGGCTGTTAAGAAAAGTATCTACATAAACTACATTGCAGCTGAAGTAAAGAGGGCCaccaatttttcaataaaaggaGAGCGTGTTTGTGATGGGAAAAAAGCTCCGAGAATTCTTGATTCCCAATAGTACTCTATGAACTTAAATAAATCAACAAATAATAGTCCAACAGCCTTAAAACAACCAACCAATGCCATATGCACTGGAAGATCATATTCTTGGTAAGTCCACCGTCCAGGTTTGCCTTTCGAATCAACatgcataaataaatcaaaaggagAATTGCAGTGGCTAAACTTagtatttttcctaaaataagaaaaaagaaatgacacATTTAGAATTGCTGTATGTTCAAACTTCAAACTGACATGGGTGACATCATTATCCTCTAGACAAATCATCCAATTTAGCATTATTGGATCTCCTCCAGAGAAAATATGTGAATCTAACCATATGATAGCAAGAACAAGCATATCCATCTATTAAGAAATTCCAAGGATTCCAAATTTAACTACAGAAAGGACATAATTGTGGAACTCCTGTATGCAGTCGACTGGTTGATTTTAGAAGGTCCAAAGGTTACACCATATATGATAGCCCTTTAGGCCATCAAATATCTCATACTGCTAATAAAAGCATGCCCAAATAGGACTATCTATGTCCAACCTAGTAAGTAAGTAACATAAAACAGTCTTGTTTCTTGAAAGAGGAAAGACCACACAATCTGTTGTACACCATTGTCATAGAACCCAAATGATGGCAAATTCTACATGCTTAAAGTTATCTGCACCAGTTCATGTTTTCAGATTCAGCACTGTTCTTCATGATGCACTGTGCCACAGTGCCACATTCTACTGAACAGTCCTCTGTACACTGCAGCAGATCAAATCAAAAGTATGTCAACACACTACTTGCTACATATTGATACAAGAAATTTCCAAAACGAAGCTTACATtccagcaaaagttgaaagagCATTGGCAGGAAACATCGTAACCTTCACGGCCAGCAAAATATTCTACAGCGTATTCACAACCAGGGGCAGGACACCACTTGGTCTGGCAGTAGGAAAATGAGGTAAAGGAAATTATATTTCATATAATAGGCACCCAGTAGTGCAAA
The nucleotide sequence above comes from Eucalyptus grandis isolate ANBG69807.140 chromosome 2, ASM1654582v1, whole genome shotgun sequence. Encoded proteins:
- the LOC120289994 gene encoding cysteine-rich receptor-like protein kinase 42, whose amino-acid sequence is MKSNRASPSIALPLLALSSFFFSLAVSDPRITEARLICQNSTWIVPGNVVSIGIAIMNKVSDSIAAQGWVKYSLASPLPAVYGLAQSHGDLTETECRLCFTESWPRIARCLPNFGRLYLDGCFLRYGSYDFYNETVDPTHDILKCSSNLTVPAERVAELSDRVDRVLRNVSASAVRNKGFAVVEEDGVGGVAGVYALAQCWSTLDAGGCRVCLENATSMARSCAPGEEARVMNAGCFLRYSTTKFYNVPSSKFYIVPGSGGNN